ACGCGCGCGTCAAGTTGGTGCGTGCCCAGCGCGACGCGACAGTCGCCATTTTCCGCTTGAAGGAATCCATGGGGCAACTCACCGCCCGTAATTTAAACCTCAAGGTGGATTTATACGATAACCAAGGGCATTATCGTGAGGTTCGCGGCAAGTGGGTCGGAACCTCGTCGAGCGGCGAAGATAATCGTCCCGTGCAGTAGCGGGCGCCCGGCGCACAACGGATATCATCTTTGGGGGACACCAACCGAGTGAGCGGTCAATGAGCGAAGAAGTTGGGCAGGAAGAAGCGGGCGAAGAGCCCTCGATGGAGGATATCCTCGCATCCATTCGGAGAATTCTGTCCGAGGATGAGGAAGAGGAGGGGGGCGAGGGCGCGGCATCCGCCGAGACGCCCGTAGAAGAGCCCGCCGCTTCCGCCGAGGAAGAACCGGAGATGGACATGGCCGCCGCCATGGAAGAGATGGCGGGGGAGTCCGAACCCGAGCCGGAAATGGACATGGCCGCCGCCATGGAGGAAATGGCGGCGGAGCCGGAGCCGGAGCCGGAAATGGACATGGCCGCCGCGATGGCGGAAATGGAGGATACGCCCGAGATAGAATTGGCTGAACCTGAGCCGGCGCCCGAACCAGCGCCCGAGCCCGAGCCTGTTCCGGAACCCGATCCCATTCCAGAGCCGGCGCCCGAGCCCGAGCCCGCACGAGTCGTGGCTCCTCCGCCCCCTCCGCCACCCCAGGCCGCGCCTGCAGCGAATATTTTTGATCTTACCGAAGAAATGATTGCCGATTTGCCCCAGGATAAGAGCATCATGTCGGCCCCCGCGGTGAAGTTGAGCGAGGATATTCTCGGCGATTTGGCGCGTGCGATTCTCAGTCAGCGGGAGTTGGCGGTCGGTGGTCACGAGGTCACATTGGAAGGCATGGTGCGTGAAATGATGCGTCCCTTGCTGAAAGAGTGGTTGGATCAAAACCTGCCTTATCTGATCGAGCGGCTGGTCAAGAAAGAGATCGACCGGATGATTAACCGGGCCGAGCGTCTGGAAGATTAAGATTTTTCCCGTCGCCGTCCCGTGACGCCCACGTGGCGCGCGCCATCCCGATGTCACCCCACCCGACACCCCGAGATTAAAAGAGAGGACCGTTCGGCAATGCTGGACAAAACGTATCGCCC
This genomic window from Varunaivibrio sulfuroxidans contains:
- a CDS encoding DUF2497 domain-containing protein, whose translation is MSEEVGQEEAGEEPSMEDILASIRRILSEDEEEEGGEGAASAETPVEEPAASAEEEPEMDMAAAMEEMAGESEPEPEMDMAAAMEEMAAEPEPEPEMDMAAAMAEMEDTPEIELAEPEPAPEPAPEPEPVPEPDPIPEPAPEPEPARVVAPPPPPPPQAAPAANIFDLTEEMIADLPQDKSIMSAPAVKLSEDILGDLARAILSQRELAVGGHEVTLEGMVREMMRPLLKEWLDQNLPYLIERLVKKEIDRMINRAERLED